A stretch of the Muntiacus reevesi chromosome 8, mMunRee1.1, whole genome shotgun sequence genome encodes the following:
- the LOC136173515 gene encoding keratin-associated protein 12-2-like — protein MCHTSCSSGCQAACVPSSYQPSCFTSSPCQATCVPVSYRPATCLPVTYTPTLCVTPSCQSSVFLPVRYRPAVYVAPSCQSSGCYQPSRPTLVCRPVSCSIPSCL, from the coding sequence ATGTGCCACACCAGCTGCTCCTCAGGCTGCCAGGCTGCCTGCGTGCCCAGCTCCTACCAGCCATCCTGCTTCACGTCCAGCCCCTGCCAGGCGACCTGCGTGCCCGTGAGTTACCGACCAGCCACATGCCTGCCAGTGACCTACACGCCCACCCTGTGTGTGACTCCTTCCTGCCAGTCCTCTGTGTTCCTGCCCGTGCGCTACAGGCCAGCAGTGTATGTGGCCCCCTCCTGCCAGTCCTCAGGGTGCTACCAGCCCTCCCGCCCCACCCTGGTCTGCAGACCTGTCTCCTGTAGCATCCCTTCCTGCTTGTGA